In one Capra hircus breed San Clemente chromosome 22, ASM170441v1, whole genome shotgun sequence genomic region, the following are encoded:
- the CTNNB1 gene encoding catenin beta-1, with product MATQADLMELDMAMEPDRKAAVSHWQQQSYLDSGIHSGATTTAPSLSGKGNPEEEDVDTTQVLYEWEQGFSQSFTQEQVADIDGQYAMTRAQRVRAAMFPETLDEGMQIPSTQFDAAHPTNVQRLAEPSQMLKHAVVNLINYQDDAELATRAIPELTKLLNDEDQVVVNKAAVMVHQLSKKEASRHAIMRSPQMVSAIVRTMQNTNDVETARCTAGTLHNLSHHREGLLAIFKSGGIPALVKMLGSPVDSVLFYAITTLHNLLLHQEGAKMAVRLAGGLQKMVALLNKTNVKFLAITTDCLQILAYGNQESKLIILASGGPQALVNIMRTYTYEKLLWTTSRVLKVLSVCSSNKPAIVEAGGMQALGLHLTDPSQRLVQNCLWTLRNLSDAATKQEGMEGLLGTLVQLLGSDDINVVTCAAGILSNLTCNNYKNKMMVCQVGGIEALVRTVLRAGDREDITEPAICALRHLTSRHQEAEMAQNAVRLHYGLPVVVKLLHPPSHWPLIKATVGLIRNLALCPANHAPLREQGAIPRLVQLLVRAHQDTQRRTSMGGTQQQFVEGVRMEEIVEGCTGALHILARDVHNRIVIRGLNTIPLFVQLLYSPIENIQRVAAGVLCELAQDKEAAEAIEAEGATAPLTELLHSRNEGVATYAAAVLFRMSEDKPQDYKKRLSVELTSSLFRTEPMAWNETADLGLDIGAQGEPLGYRQDDPSYRSFHSGGYGQDALGMDPMMEHEMGGHHPGADYPVDGLPDLGHAQDLMDGLPPGDSNQLAWFDTDL from the exons ATGGCTACCCAAG CTGATTTGATGGAGCTGGACATGGCCATGGAGCCAGACAGAAAAGCAGCCGTCagccactggcagcagcagtcttacCTGGACTCTGGAATCCATTCTGGTGCCACTACCACAGCGCCTTCTCTGAGCGGTAAAGGCAATCCTGAGGAAGAGGACGTGGATACCACCCAAGTCCTGTATGAGTGGGAGCAGGGGTTTTCTCAGTCCTTCACGCAAGAACAAGTAGCTG ATATCGATGGACAGTATGCAATGACTCGAGCTCAGAGGGTGAGAGCTGCTATGTTCCCTGAGACGCTAGATGAGGGCATGCAGATCCCATCTACACAGTTCGATGCTGCTCATCCCACTAACGTCCAGCGTCTGGCTGAACCATCACAGATGCTGAAACATGCTGTTGTAAACTTAATTAACTACCAAGATGATGCAGAACTTGCCACACGTGCAATCCCTGAATTGACAAAACTGCTGAATGACGAAGACCAG GTGGTGGTTAATAAGGCTGCAGTTATGGTCCATCAGCTTTCTAAAAAGGAAGCTTCCAGACACGCCATCATGCGTTCTCCTCAGATGGTGTCTGCTATTGTACGTACCATGCAGAACACAAATGATGTGGAAACAGCTCGCTGTACTGCTGGGACCTTGcacaatctttcccaccatcgtGAGGGCTTGCTGGCCATCTTTAAATCTGGGGGCATTCCTGCCCTGGTGAAGATGCTTGG tTCGCCAGTGGATTCTGTATTGTTTTATGCCATTACAACTCTCCACAACCTTTTACTGCATCAGGAAGGAGCTAAAATGGCAGTGCGTTTAGCTGGCGGGCTGCAGAAAATGGTTGCCTTGCTCAACAAAACAAATGTTAAATTCTTGGCTATTACAACAGACTGTCTTCAGATTTTAGCTTACGGCAATCAAGAAAGCAAG CTCATCATTCTGGCTAGTGGTGGACCTCAAGCTCTAGTGAATATAATGAGGACCTACACTTATGAGAAACTACTGTGGACCACAAGCAGAGTGCTGAAGGTGCTGTCTGTGTGCTCTAGTAACAAGCCGGCTATTGTAGAAGCTG gtGGAATGCAAGCTTTAGGACTTCACCTGACAGATCCAAGTCAGCGCCTTGTTCAGAACTGCCTTTGGACTCTAAGGAATCTTTCAGATGCTGCAACTAAACAG GAAGGGATGGAAGGTCTTCTTGGGACTCTTGTTCAGCTTCTAGGCTCAGATGATATCAATGTGGTCACCTGTGCAGCTGGAATTCTTTCTAACCTCACTTGCAATAATTATAAGAACAAGATGATGGTGTGCCAAGTGGGCGGCATAGAGGCCCTTGTGCGCACGGTCCTCCGTGCTGGGGACAGGGAAGACATCACCGAGCCTGCCATCTGTGCCCTTCGTCATCTGACCAGCCGGCACCAGGAGGCTGAGATGGCCCAGAACGCTGTTCGCCTTCACTACGGACTACCTGTGGTGGTTAAACTCCTACATCCACCATCCCACTGGCCTCTGATCAAG GCTACTGTTGGATTGATTCGAAATCTTGCCCTTTGTCCAGCAAATCATGCGCCTTTGCGTGAGCAGGGTGCCATTCCACGACTAGTTCAGTTGCTGGTTCGTGCACATCAGGATACCCAGCGTCGTACATCTATGGGTGGAACACAGCAGCAGTTTGTG GAGGGAGTCCGCATGGAAGAAATAGTTGAAGGTTGTACTGGAGCCCTTCACATCCTAGCTCGGGATGTTCACAACCGAATCGTTATCAGAGGACTAAATACCATTCCATTGTTTGTGCAG CTGCTTTATTCTCCTATTGAAAATATCCAAAGAGTAGCTGCAGGGGTCCTCTGTGAACTTGCTCAGGACAAGGAAGCTGCAGAAGCTATTGAAGCCGAGGGAGCCACAGCTCCTCTGACAGAACTACTTCATTCTAGGAATGAGGGTGTGG cAACATATGCAGCTGCTGTTTTGTTCCGAATGTCTGAGGACAAGCCACAGGATTATAAGAAACGGCTTTCAGTTGAGCTGACCAGTTCTCTCTTCAGAACGGAGCCAATGGCTTGGAATGAG ACCGCTGATCTTGGACTTGATATTGGTGCccagggagaacctcttggatatCGCCAGGATG ATCCCAGCTATCGTTCTTTTCACTCCGGTGGGTACGGCCAGGACGCCTTGGGGATGGACCCCATGATGGAGCATGAGATGGGCGGCCACCACCCCGGTGCTGACTATCCAGTTGACGGGCTGCCAGATCTGGGGCATGCCCAGGACCTCATGGATGGGCTGCCCCCGGGCGACAGCAATCAGCTGGCCTGGTTTGATACTGACCTGTAA